Proteins found in one Lycium ferocissimum isolate CSIRO_LF1 chromosome 6, AGI_CSIRO_Lferr_CH_V1, whole genome shotgun sequence genomic segment:
- the LOC132061068 gene encoding uncharacterized protein LOC132061068 produces MPVESEVQCQLFKCLMIRELKRSSKDAFVIDINGTELTFTLFDFALITGLKCYDEEIEFPDVENKFMTKYFPGATKNVLKMSLNKCFKDQDWSVGANADRDAVRTAILYFIHNYLLVREKRKRDDTKKKHFDLVVSGQYVDYTWGKEAFDDLIVSVHNRMQNILHCLRGFPYAMQVWIYECCSNVDPNLAVKTGNRIPRMFNWKTINTQPTVSLLMSGMFREGVSKDHINFRNIVPLTNEVEELGLRPFFVDRPVSPTQIQETEDEYADFSTTPPHVAAAKEKERKDASKSPPRKKSRKMSTTLLPMENRQSTVQQTIIPPLVPTGVSVPVQPVQSKGKEIVGTSTHCASVDDSSTNKSDDIKSLGEDFNKFKQDVLDVFKSVFTELKDFHLAMDEKLTKLLKNKKLNQNSEKGADSETHPQFRDENIHQAGDAYMDHDDGIQMDTTTVHVSFPEGDDHEKQADNDNGSGDSVKVSTEEILEGGNLSGEQKILDECPAVETAKETVLADIAKEHPKEQVTPQKNVRNTSFNDFVDPGAKVCDVQPISEWYLPNEAWPSQTPGKEIAKEEETEKETILHPSVPRTIWPGKYQTSPWCTEFGSSSGKQQMPLFDKKHPFHQFPITDVLDLDVFEEFCEWLNKGMLKRHDAKKNYEDHYRKNMAAFEDGVQYDFVVTTVKDKNWFYLLSMDGQLWNDEHIDVIFYYFRKKGKYDMNNNYTFTTVDCVFKQHFDVCYHAFHNIGTQTDVANKESTLIDYVKGHRLLANVPWHTVDNMLIPFNIKEENHWVLVVLSFLDRDCGVFVAAYAEYLITAGSIPDNIDAHILRMRYGTLLWGYTEVKLANNAESDSEVPPRPIRTEIYYNTVDVHDV; encoded by the exons ATGCCGGTTGAATCCGAGGTTCAGTGTCAACTATTTAAATGTCTGATGATTAGGGAGTTGAAACGTAGTTCGAAGGATGCTTTTGTTATTGATATCAATGGGACTGAACTCACGTTTACTCTATTTGATTTTGCATTAATTACTGGGCTCAAGTGTTATGATGAGGAAATTGAATTTCCGGATGTTGAGAACAAATTCATGACAAAGTATTTTCCTGGGGCaacaaaaaatgttttaaagatGTCGTTAAACAAGTGTTTTAAAGATCAGGATTGGAGTGTCGGGGCTAATGCTGATAGAGATGCTGTTAGGACTGCGATAttatatttcatccataattATTTACTTGTCCGTGAAAAGAGAAAACGTGACgataccaaaaaaaaacattttgattTGGTTGTGAGTGGACAATATGTAGATTATACATGGGGTAAAGAAGCATTCGATGATCTGATTGTTAGTGTTCACAACAGGATGCAAAACATACTTCACTGTCTTCGGGGTTTTCCGTATGCTATGCAAGTTTGGATATACGAGTGTTGTTCCAACGTTGACCCCAATTTAGCTGTTAAGACAGGAAATCGAATTCCAAGAATGTTCAACTGGAAAACAATTAACACACAACCAACGGTTTCCCTACTCATGTCGGGCATGTTCAGAGAAGGTGTTTCCAAG GATCACATTAACTTTAGGAACATTGTTCCTCTGACCAATGAAGTTGAAGAGCTCGGGTTGCGTCCATTCTTTGTAGACAGACCTGTTTCACCTACGCAAATACAAGAAACGGAGGATGAGTATGCTGATTTCTCTACAACACCACCACATGTTGCTGCTGCCAAAGAAAAAGAACGGAAAGACGCTTCAAAGTCTCCACCACGCAAGAAATCTAGGAAGATGTCAACGACACTGTTGCCCATGGAAAATCGACAATCAACAGTCCAACAAACTATCATCCCTCCGTTAGTTCCAACAGGAGTTTCTGTCCCAGTTCAGCCCGTTcaatcaaaaggaaaagaaatagtTGGTACAAGTACACACTGCGCATCTGTTGATGATTCATCCACCAACAAATCGGATGACATCAAATCTTTGGGGGAAGATTTCAACAAATTCAAACAAGAT GTTCTTGATGTATTCAAGTCTGTATTTACTGAATTAAAGGATTTCCATCTTGCGATGGATGAAAAATTAACaaagcttttgaaaaataaaaaactgaatcaAAATTCAGAAAAG GGGGCTGATAGTGAAACACATCCTCAATTTCGTGACGAGAACATACATCAAGCAGGTGATGCCTACATGGACCATGATGATGGTATCCAAATGGATACTACTACTGTTCATGTTTCTTTTCCCGAG GGTGATGATCATGAAAAACAAGCGGATAATGACAATGGAAGCGGTGATAGTGTCAAAGTTTCAACAGAAGAGATTTTGGAAGGAGGTAATCTTTCGGGAGAACAAAAGATTCTCGATGAATGTCCGGCTGTTGAGACAGCCAAAGAAACT GTATTGGCTGATATAGCAAAAGAGCATCCAAAAGAACAAGTTACACCACAAAAGAATGTGCGAAACACTAGCTTTAATGATTTTGTGGATCCTGGTGCAAAAGTTTGTGACGTTCAACCTATATCTGAGTGGTATCTACCCAACGAAGCTTGGCCAAGTCAAACTCCTGGAAAAGAGATTgcgaaagaagaagaaactgaAAAAGAAACAATTCTTCATCCATCAGTTCCTCGGACTATATGGCCCGGAAAATACCAGACCTCACCATGGTGCACAGAATTTG gTAGCAGTTCGGGCAAGCAACAAATGCCTTTGTTTGACAAGAAACACCCCTTTCATCAATTTCCCATTACCGATGTGTTGGACCTCGATGTATTTGAAGAATTCTGCGAATGGCTTAACAAGGGAATGCTCAAAAGGCATGATGCTAA GAAAAATTATGAAGATCATTACAGGAAAAACATGGCAGCTTTTGAGGATGGTGTCCAATACGATTTTGTTGTCACAACTGTTAAAGATAAGAACTGGTTTTACCTTTTGTCAATGGATGGTCAGTTGTGGAATGACGAG catattgatgtcatattcTACTACTTTCGGAAGAAAGGAAAATATGACATGAACAACAACTACACTTTTACCACTGTTGATTGTGTTTTCAAGCAGCACTTTGATGTTTGTTATCACGCATTCCACAACATTGGAACACAGACCGATGTTGCCAACAAAGAGTCTACTTTGATCGATTATGTCAAGGGCCACAGACTACTTGCGAATGTGCCATGGCATACGGTTGACAATATGCTAATACCATTCaacataaaagaagaaaatcattgggtgttggttgttttgTCATTCTTAGACAG GGACTGTGGTGTATTTGTGGCAGCATATGCTGAGTATTTGATCACGGCTGGGAGTATACCAGATAATATTGATGCACATATTCTGCGTATGAGATATGGCACTCTTTTGTGGGGATACACCGAAGTCAAGTTGGCCAACAATGCTGAGAGTGATAGTGAGGTTCCACCAAGACCAATTAGGACTGAGATATATTACAACACTGTTGATGTTCATGATGTTTGA